From a single Brassica napus cultivar Da-Ae chromosome C9, Da-Ae, whole genome shotgun sequence genomic region:
- the LOC106391787 gene encoding protein ROH1-like codes for MRPAQDNQGSFLGRISIRRNQFTDVNTEQEQEDLELFQKHIADRFTELLTPPPPPQPPSDETDAVASVAATEQIMSVTWLRKLMDVFLCCEAEFKAILLMGRDPTQISKPPFDRLVPEMLDRSIKALDICTAVVNGIDSVRHYQRLAEIAVAALEQRPLGDGNVRRAKRALANLLIALSIEDKENVSSGGGGNKTVERSWSFGRRGGGSSAASKGGATIGQLKSSSWAVGRNWSAAKQIHAMTANLTPPRGNEAAGLPLPMFIMSTVTVFVMWVLTAAVPCQERAGLANHLPVPKHLNWAQSLVGIHEKIGDEWKKKEKKGSAGLMEEMTRMEKLGHSLIEFADGFHYPAEKEAAESAAAQVAEMAEICRRMEEELVPLQQQIREVFHRIVRSRAEILEVLEQAGKLSAPVV; via the coding sequence ATGAGACCTGCGCAGGACAATCAAGGATCCTTCCTCGGCCGGATTAGTATTCGTCGCAACCAATTCACCGACGTCAACACCGAACAAGAGCAAGAAGATCTCGAGCTTTTCCAAAAACACATCGCCGATCGTTTCACCGAGCTTCTcactcctccaccaccaccacagcCACCCTCCGATGAAACGGACGCTGTTGCTTCCGTAGCCGCGACGGAGCAGATTATGTCCGTGACTTGGCTTCGTAAGCTTATGGATGTTTTCCTCTGCTGCGAAGCCGAATTCAAAGCGATTCTCTTAATGGGCCGTGACCCGACCCAGATTTCTAAACCGCCGTTCGACCGGTTAGTTCCCGAAATGTTAGACCGGTCGATCAAAGCGCTTGACATCTGTACCGCCGTCGTTAACGGAATCGATTCCGTTAGACATTACCAGCGCCTAGCTGAGATCGCCGTGGCAGCCTTGGAGCAACGTCCGTTAGGAGACGGTAACGTGAGGCGAGCGAAACGCGCGCTGGCGAATCTACTCATCGCGTTGAGCATCGAGGACAAAGAGAATGTAAGCAGCGGCGGCGGAGGGAATAAGACGGTAGAGAGATCGTGGTCGTTCGGTCGTCGCGGCGGTGGATCGTCTGCGGCGAGTAAAGGAGGAGCGACGATTGGTCAGCTCAAATCGTCGTCGTGGGCCGTCGGGAGAAACTGGTCGGCGGCGAAGCAGATCCACGCAATGACGGCGAACCTGACACCGCCACGTGGCAACGAAGCGGCGGGGTTGCCTCTGCCGATGTTTATAATGAGCACTGTAACGGTGTTCGTGATGTGGGTTTTAACGGCGGCGGTTCCGTGTCAGGAGAGAGCTGGATTAGCGAATCATTTGCCGGTGCCGAAGCATTTGAATTGGGCTCAGAGTTTGGTCGGAATCCACGAGAAGATCGGAGATgagtggaagaagaaggagaagaaaggatCTGCGGGATTGATGGAGGAGATGACGAGGATGGAGAAGCTTGGTCACTCGCTGATTGAATTCGCCGATGGATTTCATTATCCGGCGGAGAAAGAAGCTGCTGAGTCTGCGGCAGCTCAAGTGGCGGAGATGGCGGAGATATGCCGGAGAATGGAGGAGGAGCTTGTGCCGTTGCAGCAACAGATCAGAGAGGTCTTCCATAGGATCGTGAGGAGTCGTGCGGAGATTCTAGAGGTGCTGGAGCAAGCCGGGAAACTTTCAGCGCCagttgtataa